A genomic region of Thunnus albacares chromosome 2, fThuAlb1.1, whole genome shotgun sequence contains the following coding sequences:
- the LOC122970395 gene encoding progonadoliberin-1-like yields MHRRMAMQTLALWLLLLGSVVPQVCCQHWSYGLSPGGKRELDSLSDTLDNVVEGFPHVDTPCSVLGCVEESPFAKIYRMKGFLGSVTNRENEHKNYKK; encoded by the exons ATGCACAGAAG aaTGGCTATGCAAACCCTGGCACTGTGGTTGCTGCTTCTGGGCTCAGTGGTGCCACAGGTCTGTTGTCAGCACTGGTCATATGGACTGAGCCCAGGAGGGAAAAGGGAACTGGACAGCCTTTCAGACACACTGGACAAT GTAGTTGAGGGGTTTCCACATGTGGACACACCTTGCAGTGTTTTGGGTTGTGTTGAGGAATCGCCTTTCGCCAAAATCTACAGAATGAAAGGATTTCTT ggCAGTGTGACCAACAGGGAGAATGAacacaaaaattataaaaaatga